The genomic segment TTGGTGGCACGGTGAACATCGTCACCCAGGATCCGACGCGCACTGGCGCACGCCTCAACGGCGCGTTCGGCGAGAATGGTTACGGTCAGGGCGATGCAGTGGCGACGCTCGTCAATTCATCCGGCACTGCGCGTGGCTTGTTCGCATTCCAGTATGACACACGCGATCAATATGATGGCGATGGTAATGGCGTCAGCGAAAACCCTTTCGTGGAGAACTACAACTATTCCGGACGCGTATCGGTCGACCCGACATCGCGCTCAACGTTGACTCTGCGTGCGGCCTATATCGATAGCGAAATCTTCGGTGGTCCGGTCATAGGCGATGTAGTGGGGTCGATCAGTGAAGCTCTTGCCGGCTTCGATGACGTGCCATCCGATCACTTGTTCATCGGTGACGATGTACGCAATCGCTATATCGGCAAGCCGTGGGAAACGACTGAGTGGATCGCCACAACCCGGCATGAACTGGGCGGCAAGTACTTCCAGGAACTCACCGACACGCTGAATTTTGAAGCCGGTGCCAGTTGGTCAAAACATGAGCAGGACAGCTTTTATGAAGGGTTTGACTATCGTGCGGACAATGAAATGCTCTTCCTCACTGCGCGAGTGAACTGGGCGCTGAATGACAGCCACCTGATCACGCTAGGCGTCGACCGGCGGGACGAGGACATGCGCTCCCACAGTGATGCAGCGGATGGCGATCCGGCCTATATCTCCGACAGTTTCAATTACCTCACCCAGGCCTTGTTTGCGCAGGATACCTGGACGCCGACAGATAAGCTGGAAGTCTCGGCCGCAGTGCGGATCGACGATATCGAAGCGGACTTCATCGATCCAGCCCGTCCGGGGACGGAGATTGACGAAACGCTGATCTCACCGCGTCTTGACATGCGCTACAAGCATAGCGACCGTTGGACTTCGCGATTTTCTGTCGGGCAGGGGTACCGGGCCCCGCTATCATTCTTCGAAAGCGATCATGGCATTCTCGATGCCGGGCTGGGTTTCCAGATTGATGTCGACGAATTGGAGCGATCGGTGTCTGCGACCTATGCGCTATCCTATCTGGGCGACCGGCTGAGTTGGACCGGGTCGCTTGCCTGGACGCGCGTGGATAATCTCGCCGCACTGGATGAGACGGATGCAGGCGTCCCGCTGCTGACCCAGCGCGATGAGTCTGGTGAAGTTTATGGAGCAACTTTCGATCTCGGCTATGCGCTGACGGATACGCTGAATATCAGCCTGACAGCCGAGGCGTTTCATCAGGATACGGTCATGCGGTCCATCTTCGGAGTTGCTCCCGTAGAAGAGCGACTCATCCTCGGTGCCGACTGGGATCCGGGCAATTGGGATATTACAGCCTCCTACACCCTGATCGGTCCGCGGGACCTCACCGACTACGGATATGAAGCCTGGAACGATCTGGCGCTGACGATCCCGAAATCAACCGATGCCGATGCGTACGGCACGCTCGATGCGCGGGCCGAATACAAGGTCCGCGACGGCCTCGCCATCTATGCCGGTGGCCGTAACCTACTCGACTATACGCAGGTCGAAGATGAGGATACGCCGCTCTTCTACGGCGCCGACGGAGGCTATGATGTTGCCTACATCTACGGCCCCTTGCGCGGACGCGAACTCTATGCCGGCCTGAGGCTGGAATTCTGATGCGGACACTTTTTGGTCTGCTGACGCTGCTGGTCACGGCTGCGCTTCCTGCGCAGGCCGAACGGGGGGAGACCAGCGGTGTCTACCATGCACCAGCGACGGCGCTTCGGGGCGCGCCGCCACTGGAAGCTTATG from the uncultured Hyphomonas sp. genome contains:
- a CDS encoding TonB-dependent receptor, encoding MTSARDRALASGRLADTIEQTEVIDFKDLVSTQSVVLSEALAQTPGARVNNECSMCGVKRIMLNGLGGQHTTLLVDGMPAHTLVSGFYGPDALGMAGVERVEVARGAGASLTAPEAIGGTVNIVTQDPTRTGARLNGAFGENGYGQGDAVATLVNSSGTARGLFAFQYDTRDQYDGDGNGVSENPFVENYNYSGRVSVDPTSRSTLTLRAAYIDSEIFGGPVIGDVVGSISEALAGFDDVPSDHLFIGDDVRNRYIGKPWETTEWIATTRHELGGKYFQELTDTLNFEAGASWSKHEQDSFYEGFDYRADNEMLFLTARVNWALNDSHLITLGVDRRDEDMRSHSDAADGDPAYISDSFNYLTQALFAQDTWTPTDKLEVSAAVRIDDIEADFIDPARPGTEIDETLISPRLDMRYKHSDRWTSRFSVGQGYRAPLSFFESDHGILDAGLGFQIDVDELERSVSATYALSYLGDRLSWTGSLAWTRVDNLAALDETDAGVPLLTQRDESGEVYGATFDLGYALTDTLNISLTAEAFHQDTVMRSIFGVAPVEERLILGADWDPGNWDITASYTLIGPRDLTDYGYEAWNDLALTIPKSTDADAYGTLDARAEYKVRDGLAIYAGGRNLLDYTQVEDEDTPLFYGADGGYDVAYIYGPLRGRELYAGLRLEF